A DNA window from Kiritimatiellaceae bacterium contains the following coding sequences:
- a CDS encoding cell wall hydrolase, giving the protein MKRKILLFAVLFSVAAGRAQADGFLNSYDRQIVAACMVLEAGGEGQDGMQAVLNVMLNRAKGDFSRLVPITVKHGAFSCMASVWKTNTPDYSPLLSRAQSQPGPFIDAMNLIALMEQGQLRDNTYGATHYHADYVSPYWAGDMQYLTTIGHHCFYVERGRQVASI; this is encoded by the coding sequence ATGAAACGGAAGATTTTACTTTTTGCCGTTCTGTTCAGCGTCGCCGCAGGGCGTGCGCAGGCCGACGGCTTCTTAAACAGCTACGATCGCCAGATTGTCGCTGCCTGCATGGTATTGGAGGCTGGCGGCGAGGGACAGGACGGCATGCAGGCTGTTTTGAACGTCATGCTGAACCGCGCTAAAGGCGATTTCAGCCGACTGGTGCCGATCACCGTCAAGCACGGCGCCTTTTCCTGTATGGCCAGCGTCTGGAAAACCAATACACCTGACTACAGCCCGCTTCTCAGCCGCGCCCAGAGCCAGCCCGGACCTTTCATTGATGCCATGAACCTGATTGCCCTCATGGAACAAGGACAGCTCAGGGACAACACCTATGGCGCCACGCATTATCACGCCGACTACGTCAGTCCGTACTGGGCTGGCGATATGCAATACCTCACCACGATCGGCCATCACTGCTTCTACGTCGAACGCGGACGTCAGGTTGCTTCGATCTGA
- a CDS encoding patatin-like phospholipase family protein yields MKWLRRTPKIQKIGLALGGGGARGLAHIQVLETLDELGIRPYRIAGTSIGAVMGALYASGLAGREMRDLVYHWQTPRPEKRHGILDRRDLRRWASMLDPSFDRSGLFKGEKIIKFLSDYVKCTTFEELKIPLYVTAADYGDASEVVFKSGDLLSAVRASIAIPGVFTPVERDGNLLLDGGVVNPLPYDLLQDECDLVIAVDVGGVRHADETHRPSFFDTVIGGFEIMEASMIRDRLKSNPPDIYLRPDIRNVGLLEFHKADQIFHQTQPVQNELRQRLKAALKI; encoded by the coding sequence ATGAAATGGCTGCGCAGAACGCCGAAGATTCAGAAGATCGGACTGGCACTGGGCGGCGGCGGCGCGCGCGGTCTGGCGCATATTCAGGTGCTTGAAACGCTCGACGAACTCGGCATCCGTCCATACCGGATTGCCGGAACCAGCATCGGCGCGGTGATGGGCGCGCTCTACGCCTCCGGACTTGCCGGAAGAGAAATGCGCGATCTGGTTTATCATTGGCAGACGCCGCGACCGGAAAAACGGCACGGCATTCTTGATCGCCGCGACCTGCGCCGCTGGGCCTCTATGCTCGATCCTTCATTCGACCGAAGCGGACTTTTTAAAGGCGAAAAAATCATCAAGTTCCTTTCCGACTATGTGAAATGCACGACATTTGAAGAATTGAAAATTCCGCTTTATGTCACGGCGGCGGACTACGGCGACGCATCGGAAGTTGTTTTTAAATCCGGCGACCTGCTTTCCGCCGTGCGCGCCAGCATCGCCATTCCGGGAGTTTTCACGCCGGTCGAGCGCGACGGAAACCTGCTGCTCGATGGCGGCGTCGTGAATCCTTTGCCGTACGATCTGCTTCAGGATGAGTGTGATCTGGTGATTGCGGTGGATGTCGGCGGAGTCCGCCACGCGGATGAAACACACCGTCCGTCTTTTTTCGATACCGTCATCGGCGGATTCGAAATCATGGAAGCTTCCATGATCCGCGACCGGCTGAAGTCTAATCCGCCGGACATTTATCTCAGGCCGGACATCCGCAATGTTGGCCTGCTTGAATTCCATAAAGCCGACCAGATATTTCATCAGACTCAGCCGGTTCAGAACGAGCTGCGCCAGCGGCTCAAGGCGGCTTTGAAAATATAG
- the gnd gene encoding decarboxylating NADP(+)-dependent phosphogluconate dehydrogenase, with product MGENLVLNMESKGFKVAVFNRTVDKVDAFIAGRGAGKRFVGCHSVKEFCASLERPRKVMMLVKAGKAVDELIEQVIPHLEPGDIIIDGGNSHFPDTIRRTKYVEGKGLLYVGAGVSGGEEGALLGPSIMPGGSPAAWPAIKPIFQKICAQTETGEPCCEWVGENGAGHFVKMVHNGIEYGDMQMICETYQLMKEGLGLSNEELCAVFSEWNKGELDSYLIEITRDIFGYRTESGEAVIDQILDAAGQKGTGKWTAVSALDLGQPLTLIGEAVFARCLSAIKDERVAAANVLKGPSAKFTGDRSMLIEDLRQALYAAKIVSYAQGYQLMRAAAAEYGWKLNNGGIALMWRGGCIIRSVFLGKIKEAFDTNPELVNLLLDPFFKDAVEKAQAGWRRAVCKSVELGIPMPAIGAALAYYDGYRAARLPANLLQAQRDYFGAHTYERLDQPRGKFFHTNWTGRGGDTAASTYIV from the coding sequence ATGGGCGAAAATCTGGTGCTCAATATGGAGAGCAAAGGATTTAAGGTCGCGGTGTTTAACCGGACAGTGGATAAAGTGGATGCTTTCATTGCCGGGCGCGGCGCGGGCAAAAGGTTTGTCGGCTGTCACAGCGTCAAAGAATTTTGCGCCAGCCTTGAGCGGCCGCGCAAGGTGATGATGCTGGTGAAGGCCGGTAAAGCAGTGGATGAGTTGATTGAGCAGGTGATTCCGCATCTTGAGCCGGGCGACATCATCATTGACGGCGGCAACTCGCACTTTCCCGACACCATTCGTCGCACAAAATATGTTGAAGGCAAAGGTCTGCTTTATGTCGGTGCCGGTGTTTCCGGCGGCGAAGAGGGCGCATTGCTCGGCCCGTCGATTATGCCCGGCGGCTCGCCCGCCGCGTGGCCAGCGATCAAACCGATCTTTCAGAAAATCTGCGCACAGACGGAAACCGGCGAACCCTGTTGCGAATGGGTCGGCGAAAACGGCGCGGGCCATTTTGTGAAGATGGTTCATAACGGCATTGAGTACGGCGATATGCAGATGATTTGCGAAACCTACCAGCTGATGAAGGAAGGTCTCGGGCTTTCGAACGAAGAATTGTGCGCGGTGTTCAGTGAATGGAATAAGGGCGAACTCGATTCCTATCTGATCGAAATTACCCGCGACATTTTCGGCTACAGAACTGAATCCGGCGAAGCGGTGATTGATCAGATTCTAGACGCCGCCGGACAGAAGGGTACCGGCAAATGGACGGCGGTTTCCGCGCTCGACCTCGGTCAGCCGCTGACGCTGATCGGCGAAGCGGTCTTCGCCCGCTGTCTTTCCGCGATCAAAGACGAACGCGTGGCCGCCGCCAACGTTTTGAAAGGTCCGTCCGCAAAATTTACCGGCGACCGATCGATGTTGATCGAAGACCTCCGGCAGGCGCTCTATGCCGCCAAAATTGTTTCCTACGCTCAGGGCTATCAGCTGATGCGTGCCGCTGCGGCGGAATACGGTTGGAAACTCAACAACGGCGGCATCGCGCTGATGTGGCGCGGCGGCTGTATCATCCGCTCGGTGTTTCTCGGAAAAATCAAAGAGGCGTTCGACACCAATCCCGAACTGGTCAACCTGTTGCTCGATCCGTTCTTTAAGGACGCAGTTGAAAAAGCGCAGGCGGGCTGGCGCCGGGCGGTTTGTAAATCGGTCGAACTCGGCATTCCGATGCCGGCGATTGGCGCTGCGCTGGCGTATTATGATGGTTACCGCGCCGCGCGCCTTCCGGCCAATCTGCTTCAGGCCCAGCGCGACTATTTCGGCGCACACACCTATGAACGTCTCGACCAGCCGCGCGGAAAGTTTTTCCACACCAACTGGACCGGACGCGGCGGCGACACCGCCGCTTCGACGTACATCGTATAG
- a CDS encoding AAA family ATPase yields MKPPRIIGIVGASGSGKTSIARELAELAGNASLMSQDNYYISLPDDVDAKNWNFDDPAVVDLEHLARDLEALKRGETVEGPHYIHATHKRTKEPIILNPAPLIIVEGLFLFTNRHLRDVFDQKIFVDLPLATCLERRIARDIVERSRTEQEIRQRWAEQVEPMYRKYVEPTRAFADILLVPAERGTPERKEQIADILECGRKPQARGRSAY; encoded by the coding sequence ATGAAACCACCACGCATCATCGGAATAGTCGGCGCATCGGGATCGGGGAAGACCTCGATTGCGCGAGAACTGGCGGAGCTGGCCGGAAACGCCAGTCTGATGTCGCAGGATAACTATTACATCAGTCTGCCCGATGACGTGGATGCCAAGAACTGGAACTTTGATGACCCCGCCGTGGTTGATCTGGAGCACCTTGCCCGCGATCTGGAGGCTTTAAAGCGCGGCGAAACGGTCGAAGGCCCGCATTACATTCACGCCACACACAAGCGCACAAAAGAACCGATCATCCTGAACCCGGCTCCGCTGATCATCGTTGAGGGTTTGTTTCTGTTCACCAACCGGCATCTGCGCGACGTGTTCGATCAAAAAATATTCGTCGATCTGCCGTTGGCAACCTGCCTGGAGCGGCGTATTGCGCGCGACATCGTCGAACGAAGCCGTACCGAACAGGAAATCCGTCAGCGCTGGGCCGAACAAGTCGAGCCGATGTACCGGAAATATGTCGAACCGACCCGCGCCTTCGCCGACATCCTGCTCGTTCCCGCCGAGCGCGGCACACCGGAACGCAAGGAACAGATTGCAGACATTCTGGAGTGCGGACGCAAGCCGCAGGCGCGAGGCCGCTCAGCGTACTGA
- a CDS encoding GxxExxY protein codes for MNTDRHGLFSEKETQEIIGCAMEVLNELGHGFIEKPYENALVVEFVRRRIPCRQQSRYDILYKGVNVGTYVPDLIAFETVVIDAKVIDRITDNEIGQMLNYLKLTGLRVGLIINFKRAKLEWKRVVL; via the coding sequence ATGAACACAGATCGACACGGATTGTTTTCAGAGAAAGAAACTCAGGAAATCATCGGTTGTGCCATGGAAGTCCTTAATGAATTAGGCCATGGATTCATTGAAAAACCCTATGAAAACGCCTTAGTGGTTGAGTTTGTGCGTCGCCGGATTCCATGTCGTCAGCAAAGCCGCTATGATATTCTCTACAAAGGTGTCAATGTCGGAACATATGTCCCGGATCTGATCGCCTTTGAAACGGTCGTCATCGATGCAAAAGTGATCGACCGAATCACCGACAATGAAATCGGCCAAATGCTGAATTACCTGAAACTAACCGGCTTGAGAGTCGGACTGATCATTAATTTCAAAAGAGCTAAACTGGAATGGAAGCGAGTCGTTCTCTAA
- a CDS encoding KamA family radical SAM protein, whose protein sequence is MSDCLQNCKITPYYRNLLDSLGLDHPLRRTVERRDDCTPMPGELADPLGEESHSPVPGLVHTYPDKVLLFATLDCAVYCRYCTRSRLVGKSKEHGAEGRGLKKNQVASLACFQYLEQHTEIRDVLVSGGDPLMLSDADLDDLLSKVRKIKHIRTIRIGSKVPAVLPSRITPELAAILAKHRVWLQLHFIHPAELTAEMTRACDTLAKAGVPMVSQTVLLKGINDDTDTLAELFYGLLERRVKPYYLFQCDPVLGSSSFRTPVEQGLQIIRELQGRISGLAMPTFAIDAPGGGGKISLLPNSQFRREGNEIVLTNYQGKEYRYPDPKT, encoded by the coding sequence ATGTCGGACTGCCTCCAAAACTGTAAGATCACGCCGTATTACCGGAACCTGCTCGATTCGCTCGGGCTGGATCATCCGCTCCGTCGCACCGTCGAAAGGCGGGACGACTGTACGCCAATGCCCGGCGAGCTGGCCGACCCTCTCGGCGAAGAGTCGCACAGTCCGGTGCCCGGACTCGTTCACACCTATCCCGACAAAGTTCTGCTGTTCGCCACGCTCGATTGCGCCGTTTACTGCCGCTACTGCACCCGCAGCCGTCTCGTAGGGAAGAGCAAGGAGCATGGGGCAGAGGGCAGAGGGTTGAAAAAAAATCAGGTTGCAAGCCTAGCCTGCTTCCAATATCTGGAACAACATACAGAAATCCGCGATGTTCTCGTTTCCGGCGGCGACCCGCTGATGCTTTCCGACGCCGATCTCGACGACCTGCTTTCCAAGGTTCGGAAAATTAAACACATCCGCACCATCCGGATCGGCTCCAAAGTTCCCGCCGTACTGCCGTCGCGCATCACACCGGAACTGGCCGCCATCCTCGCCAAACATCGCGTCTGGCTTCAGCTTCACTTTATTCATCCGGCGGAACTGACAGCCGAAATGACCCGCGCCTGCGACACGCTGGCCAAAGCGGGCGTGCCGATGGTCAGCCAGACCGTTTTGCTCAAAGGAATCAACGACGACACTGACACGCTGGCGGAACTTTTCTACGGACTGCTCGAACGGCGCGTGAAGCCGTATTACCTTTTCCAATGCGATCCGGTGCTCGGCTCGTCCAGCTTCCGCACACCGGTCGAGCAGGGGTTGCAAATCATCCGCGAACTCCAAGGCCGCATCTCCGGATTGGCGATGCCGACCTTTGCCATCGACGCGCCCGGCGGCGGCGGAAAAATTTCGCTCCTGCCCAATTCGCAGTTCCGCCGCGAAGGAAACGAGATTGTCCTTACAAACTACCAAGGCAAAGAATATCGTTATCCCGATCCGAAAACGTAG
- a CDS encoding glycogen/starch/alpha-glucan phosphorylase, which yields MKCPRKTKVTADMIEERTLFHLRYSRGKDMRSATDFDKFWSFAHVVRDLAVDGFTTTQRAYLDKDVKRLYYLSMEFLIGKLLEQNVLAFGMMDAARDALKRLDIDLQKVIDLDVEAGLGNGGLGRLAACFLDSMASLELPAYGYGLRYEHGIFRQEFEDGWQKERPDNWLELGYPWEMIRPEYTVPIFVYGRIENISSTHRGRHPVWTDWQMFKAVPYDIPVIGYDNNTVNMFRLWSARADEGFRLDVFNQGDYIRAVEEKNWAENVTKVLYPSDSTHAGKELRLIQEYFLCSCSIRDIIRRYQKNHNNFNSFAQKTAIQMNDTHPALAVVELMRILCDENHLPWEKAWEITVKTCAYTNHTLLPEALEKWPVELLERVLPRHLQIIYEINHRFLQRVEMDHPGETEIIQNVSLIEENGTRQVRMANLAVVGSHKVNGVAGLHSLLLRERVMPEFNAIYPNKFINITNGITHRRWLLKCNPELSALITEKIGDSWIKNLEDLKKLEPFATDKVFQKEFMAIKRRNKVALAQHIEETLHVPIHPESLFDVQVKRLHMYKRQMLSAMHLIALYQRIKANPKIDMAPRTFIFAAKAAPAYHMAKRVIKLINSIGAVVNHDSVVAGRLKCVFLPDYNVSLAEKIIPAADLSEQISTAGKEASGTGNMKLALNGALTVGTWDGANIEIAQHVGEENIFIFGHREEELEKLSREGYNPWNFYDSDPELQKVLEAIRVNAFDPTQPDLYMDIFNEFTRHGDPFFYMADFRPYIEVQQKIDALFRQPAAWAEKAILNVARMGWFSSDRTIREYAEKIWNIEPVCIPRAGTIED from the coding sequence ATGAAGTGCCCGCGTAAAACCAAAGTAACCGCCGATATGATCGAAGAGCGCACCCTGTTCCATCTGCGCTACAGCCGCGGCAAAGACATGCGTAGCGCGACGGACTTCGACAAGTTCTGGAGCTTCGCCCATGTGGTACGCGACCTGGCGGTCGACGGCTTTACCACGACCCAGCGCGCTTATCTCGATAAGGACGTGAAGCGACTCTATTACCTTTCGATGGAATTTCTGATCGGCAAGTTGCTGGAACAAAATGTTCTGGCGTTCGGAATGATGGACGCCGCCCGTGATGCGCTGAAGCGGCTGGATATTGATTTGCAGAAAGTGATCGATCTGGACGTGGAAGCCGGACTCGGCAACGGCGGCCTCGGACGGCTGGCCGCCTGCTTCCTCGATTCGATGGCGTCGCTGGAACTGCCCGCCTACGGCTACGGCCTGCGCTACGAGCACGGAATTTTCCGGCAGGAGTTCGAGGACGGCTGGCAGAAGGAACGTCCGGACAACTGGCTGGAACTCGGTTATCCATGGGAAATGATCCGCCCGGAATATACCGTGCCGATCTTCGTCTATGGCCGCATCGAAAATATTTCCAGCACGCACCGCGGACGTCATCCGGTCTGGACCGACTGGCAGATGTTCAAGGCGGTGCCGTACGACATTCCGGTGATCGGCTACGACAACAACACGGTGAATATGTTCCGCCTCTGGAGCGCGCGCGCCGACGAAGGGTTCCGACTCGATGTCTTCAATCAGGGCGACTACATCCGCGCTGTCGAAGAAAAAAACTGGGCCGAGAACGTCACGAAGGTGCTCTATCCGTCCGACAGCACCCATGCCGGAAAGGAACTGCGGCTGATTCAGGAATATTTCCTTTGCAGCTGCTCGATCCGCGACATCATCCGCCGCTACCAGAAAAACCACAACAACTTCAACTCGTTCGCGCAGAAAACCGCGATTCAGATGAACGATACTCATCCGGCGCTGGCCGTCGTTGAACTGATGCGCATCCTTTGCGACGAAAACCACCTGCCGTGGGAAAAGGCGTGGGAAATCACCGTCAAAACCTGCGCCTACACCAATCACACACTTTTGCCGGAAGCACTGGAAAAATGGCCGGTTGAATTACTGGAGCGCGTCCTGCCGCGCCATCTGCAAATCATTTACGAAATCAACCACCGCTTCCTCCAGCGTGTCGAAATGGATCATCCCGGCGAAACCGAAATAATCCAGAACGTCTCGCTGATCGAAGAAAACGGCACGCGGCAGGTTCGTATGGCCAATCTGGCTGTTGTCGGCAGTCATAAAGTCAACGGCGTTGCCGGACTGCATTCGTTGTTGTTGCGCGAACGAGTCATGCCGGAATTCAACGCAATCTATCCAAATAAATTCATCAACATCACCAACGGCATCACCCACCGCCGCTGGCTGCTGAAGTGTAATCCGGAACTTTCAGCACTCATCACCGAAAAAATCGGCGACAGCTGGATAAAAAATCTGGAAGACCTCAAGAAGCTTGAGCCGTTTGCGACGGATAAGGTTTTCCAGAAGGAATTCATGGCGATCAAACGGCGCAACAAGGTGGCGCTGGCCCAGCACATCGAGGAAACGCTGCATGTGCCGATTCATCCGGAATCGCTTTTCGACGTACAGGTCAAACGTCTGCACATGTACAAACGGCAAATGCTCAGTGCCATGCACCTGATCGCGCTTTACCAGCGCATCAAGGCCAATCCGAAGATCGACATGGCCCCGCGCACGTTCATCTTCGCCGCCAAAGCCGCGCCCGCCTACCACATGGCCAAGCGCGTCATCAAACTCATCAACTCCATCGGTGCCGTCGTCAACCACGACTCGGTCGTCGCGGGCCGATTGAAATGCGTGTTCCTGCCCGACTACAACGTCTCGCTGGCCGAAAAGATCATTCCGGCCGCTGACCTGTCCGAGCAGATTTCGACAGCCGGTAAAGAAGCCTCCGGCACCGGCAATATGAAACTGGCACTCAACGGCGCGCTCACCGTCGGCACCTGGGACGGCGCCAATATCGAGATTGCCCAGCACGTCGGCGAAGAAAATATCTTCATCTTCGGCCACCGCGAAGAGGAACTCGAAAAGCTTTCCCGCGAAGGATACAACCCGTGGAATTTCTACGACAGCGACCCGGAACTCCAGAAAGTCCTCGAAGCCATCCGCGTCAATGCCTTTGACCCGACCCAGCCGGATCTCTACATGGACATCTTCAACGAGTTCACCCGCCACGGCGACCCCTTCTTCTATATGGCTGATTTCCGGCCTTATATCGAAGTTCAGCAGAAGATTGATGCCCTGTTCCGCCAGCCCGCCGCGTGGGCCGAAAAAGCCATTCTCAACGTCGCCCGCATGGGCTGGTTCTCCAGCGACCGGACGATTCGTGAGTACGCCGAGAAAATCTGGAATATCGAACCGGTCTGTATTCCGCGGGCGGGAACGATCGAAGACTAA
- a CDS encoding MarC family protein, which produces MNTFWLCFVPLFVAVDAVGVLPMFLSLTDGLDSKRLRTVIIQSVLTAATVAVVFVLAGPMLLRFMGITVPDFMLAGGLLLLAISLSTLLGEKKVQEVDVASLGAVPIGIPLITGPAVLTTCILLANTHGKTITSVAVILNIVIAGLVFGFAGPITNRLGRTGSKAVSKVASMLLAAIAVMLMRKGIFAMIAAAH; this is translated from the coding sequence ATGAACACGTTCTGGCTTTGTTTTGTTCCGCTGTTTGTCGCGGTGGATGCTGTCGGTGTCCTGCCGATGTTTCTGTCGCTGACGGACGGCCTTGATTCCAAACGGCTGCGCACAGTGATCATTCAATCCGTTCTGACAGCCGCCACGGTCGCGGTTGTTTTCGTTCTCGCCGGGCCGATGCTGCTGCGTTTTATGGGAATCACGGTTCCGGATTTCATGCTGGCGGGCGGACTGCTCCTGCTGGCGATTTCACTGAGCACATTGCTTGGCGAAAAAAAAGTTCAAGAAGTCGATGTAGCCAGTCTTGGCGCTGTGCCGATCGGCATTCCGCTGATTACCGGCCCGGCGGTGCTAACCACCTGTATTCTGCTGGCGAACACACACGGGAAAACCATCACGTCGGTGGCGGTCATTCTGAACATCGTGATTGCCGGGCTGGTATTCGGATTTGCCGGGCCGATCACGAATCGTCTGGGTCGTACCGGTTCAAAGGCCGTTTCGAAGGTAGCCAGCATGCTGCTGGCGGCTATCGCGGTAATGCTGATGCGTAAAGGTATTTTTGCAATGATCGCCGCCGCGCACTAA